The following coding sequences are from one Triticum dicoccoides isolate Atlit2015 ecotype Zavitan chromosome 4A, WEW_v2.0, whole genome shotgun sequence window:
- the LOC119288071 gene encoding aspartyl protease family protein At5g10770-like translates to MAPLVPLLLMFLLSSSSTTSSSLDISHAVAASVGDELNHYVVVETSSLEPSTVCQGHKVSPPASGNLAGGAWVPLSHPHGPCSSAGHNVAPPSSVADTLRWDQHRAGYIQRKLSVENPLADAPAQTPQSSEVNSEPAGTFAVGNEAPSSSSDVAPAATGGGKLPGVTQHMVIDTASDVPWVQCAPCPKPQCHPQTDATYDPSKSGTYAPFPCSSPICRQLGPYANGCTGAGNTGQCQYRVQYPDGSATSGTYISDVLTITPTPAGTVSSFRFGCSHALQRPELFSNTTAGIMSLGRGAQSLSSQTKGTYGNVFSYCVPPTASQRGFFTLGVPRIAASRYVLTPMLKSKMAPSMYLVRLQAITVAGQRVAVPPMVFAPGAVMDSRTVITRLQPTAYRALRDAFRAQMSAYRVAPPKGQLDTCYDFTGIRTLRLPKISLVFDSRSNGGAAVELDSSGVLFNSCLAFASTGGGDGSTGIIGYVQQRTIEVLFNVGGSAVGFRRGAC, encoded by the exons ATGGCTCCCCTTGTGCCATTGTTGCTGATGTTTCTCCTCTCTAGCTCCTCTACTACATCATCATCCCTCGACATTTCCCATGCAGTAGCAGCAagcgtcggcgacgagctcaaCCACTACGTCGTGGTGGAAACTAGCTCGCTCGAGCCAAGCACCGTCTGCCAAGGCCACAAGG TGAGCCCGCCGGCTAGCGGCAACCTTGCTGGCGGCGCCTGGGTGCCGCTGAGCCATCCTCATGGTCCTTGCTCCTCGGCGGGGCACAATGTGGCGCCGCCGTCATCCGTGGCAGACACGCTCCGGTGGGATCAGCACCGCGCGGGCTACATCCAGAGGAAGCTCTCCGTCGAGAACCCCCTGGCGGACGCGCCCGCCCAGACCCCCCAGTCATCTGAGGTCAATAGCGAGCCCGCCGGGACGTTCGCAGTGGGAAATGAG GCGCCTTCATCGTCATCCGACGTTGCTCCGGCAGCCACCGGCGGTGGGAAGCTGCCTGGAGTGACCCAACACATGGTGATCGACACGGCGAGCGACGTGCCGTGGGTGCAGTGCGCGCCCTGCCCAAAGCCGCAGTGCCACCCTCAGACGGACGCAACCTACGACCCAAGCAAGTCCGGGACCTATGCTCCCTTCCCCTGCAGCTCCCCCATCTGCCGCCAGCTCGGCCCGTACGCCAACGGCTGCACCGGCGCCGGCAACACCGGCCAGTGCCAGTACCGCGTCCAGTACCCCGACGGGTCAGCCACCTCCGGCACCTACATCTCCGACGTGCTAACAATCACCCCCACCCCGGCCGGCACGGTCAGCAGCTTCCGCTTCGGCTGCAGCCACGCCCTACAGCGCCCCGAGCTCTTCAGCAACACGACCGCCGGGATCATGTCGCTCGGCCGGGGCGCGCAGTCGCTCTCGTCGCAGACAAAGGGAACCTACGGCAACGTCTTCTCCTACTGCGTCCCGCCGACGGCGAGCCAACGTGGCTTCTTCACTCTCGGGGTACCGAGGATCGCCGCCTCCAGGTACGTGCTGACGCCCATGCTCAAGAGCAAAATGGCCCCGTCCATGTACCTCGTGCGCCTGCAGGCTATCACCGTCGCGGGGCAACGGGTCGCTGTTCCGCCGATGGTCTTTGCCCCCGGCGCGGTGATGGACTCCCGCACCGTCATCACGCGCCTCCAGCCCACGGCGTACCGCGCGCTGCGCGACGCCTTCAGGGCCCAGATGAGCGCGTACCGCGTCGCCCCGCCCAAGGGCCAGCTAGACACCTGCTACGACTTCACCGGCATCCGCACCCTAAGGCTGCCCAAGATCTCGCTGGTGTTCGACAGCCGGAGCAACGGCGGTGCTGCAGTGGAGCTTGACTCGTCAGGGGTGCTGTTCAACAGCTGCCTCGCCTTCGCATCCACTGGCGGCGGCGACGGATCCACCGGGATCATCGGCTACGTTCAGCAGCGTACAATCGAGGTGCTCTTCAACGTCGGCGGCAGCGCCGTCGGATTCCGCCGTGGCGCGTGCTGA
- the LOC119289818 gene encoding uncharacterized protein LOC119289818, which produces MSPTADDALDGGDEKSIFRCLDAARYVVAAAVTVLIVTVIVYAITVVLRPAELYLGVVGGSVSVSVSVVGGSVSVSVSVVGGDKPFRAVVNGDNLTFSLTVRAINPSGRVTIYYTGIVAKLKSNMSSDSFLTLNLPRVALGPQSSVDITVAISTFMIVPEQGYYFKLLANGSSLDDAMIVLTGTRTVEIYSSKYKPKETVVYYCSPIAIGDGEDKDGDSTAAVDVRCTDQNQPASI; this is translated from the coding sequence ATGTCGCCGACGGCAGACGATGCCCTCGACGGTGGCGACGAGAAATCAATCTTCCGGTGCCTCGACGCGGCGCGCTACGTGGTGGCCGCGGCGGTGACCGTGCTCATCGTGACGGTCATCGTGTACGCCATCACCGTGGTGCTCCGCCCAGCGGAGCTCTATCTCGGGGTCGTCGGaggctccgtctccgtctccgtctcggtTGTGGGaggctccgtctccgtctccgtctcggtTGTGGGAGGCGACAAGCCTTTCAGAGCCGTGGTCAACGGCGACAACCTCACCTTCTCGCTGACCGTCCGGGCCATCAACCCCAGCGGCCGCGTCACCATCTACTACACCGGCATCGTCGCCAAGCTCAAGAGCAACATGTCGTCGGACTCTTTCCTCACCCTGAATTTGCCCCGCGTGGCCTTGGGGCCGCAGTCGAGTGTGGACATCACCGTTGCGATTAGTACGTTCATGATTGTTCCTGAGCAAGGGTACTATTTCAAGCTGTTGGCCAACGGCAGCAGCCTCGACGACGCCATGATTGTGCTCACCGGCACCCGCACCGTCGAGATTTACTCCAGCAAGTACAAGCCCAAGGAGACTGTCGTCTACTACTGCTCGCCCATCGCCATCGGCGACGGTGAGGACAAGGACGGCGACAGTACGGCTGCAGTCGACGTGCGGTGCACCGATCAGAATCAGCCGGCCAGCATCTAG